The window AGGTGATTCTGACGATGAAACAAGGGAACGCATTTTGGCATTAAATGAACCAAAGATTAAAATTATTGATACAGAATGGGACCCCAAATTGTGCCAAAGGGGAGTTATTAATGCCTGGCAAACTGATATTGCTAAAAATGAATGCCAAGGCGACTGGCTTTTTTATCTGCAGGCAGATGAAGTTGTGCATGAAAAATATTTACCCGTAATTAAGAAACGCTGTGAAGAACTGCTAAACGATAAAGATGTAGAAGGTTTGCTCTTTGCCTATAAGCATTTCTGGGGTGATTATTATCACTATCAAAACGGGCATGGCTGGTATCCTTTTGAAATCAGAATTATCAGAAATGACCCTCATATCCATTCTTATCAGAGTGCTCAATCCTTTCGCTATTTTGAATATTATGATAATCCGCGTCAGGAAAAAGGAACCAGAAAATTGAAAGTTGCCAAAGTAGATGCGGAGATTTATCATTACGGTTGGGTGCGTCCTCCCCATTTAATGCAAAATAAACGCCGAGCTTTAGATTCTGTGCATTGGGGGAAAGAAAAGGCAGATGCCTATTATAACAAAGCTCCACAATATTTTGATTATGGACCTTTGACCCGATTAGCTGTTTTCAAAGGTTCTCATCCGCAAGTTATGCAGAATAAAGTTTCGTGTTTTAACTGGCAGGATAAATTGCAACTGACAGGCAAACCCAATCCTTATCGGGAACCGCATAAACATGAGACCTTTAAAGCCCGCTTTTTAACTTTTATAGAAAAACACTTTAATGGTGGCAAACAAATCGGGACTTTTAAAAATTATATCTTATTGAAACGATGAGCATAAGCTTAATCATTCCTGTGTTTAATAATCTGAATTTATTGGAAAAATGCCTGTTTTCCGTTTACCGACAAAGTGTTCTACCAGATGAAATAATCCTTTCCGATGACGGCTCCGAAGAAGATATCGTTAGCTTTTTTAACGCTCAAAAAAAGAAAACCGCAATTCCGCTTATTTTAGTGAGACAGGAACATCTCCAATTTCGGGCTGCCAGAGTAAGAAACAACGGTGTTTCTGTTAGCAAAGGAGATGTTTTGGTTTTCCTGGATCAGGATATTGTAGTTCTGCCAGATTATTTAAAATGGATAAAGGCAAAACTCACTCCGGGAAGATTTCTAAGCGGTTATCCTGTGCGTTTGAATAAAGAACAAAGCGATAAATTAACTTTGGAAATTATAGAACAGAATAACTGGGAGGCAATTTTAACTGCCGAACAAAAGAGAAAAATACAAAAACAGTATAAAAAGGACTTTCTATCCTATATACTATTTCGTTATCTACATCTTGGTGGGCACGGGGCAAAATTGCGAGGAGGTGTATCTGCTATCTTTAAAAGTGATTTTGAATTAGTTAACGGATATGATGAAAACTATATTGATTGGGGAAATGAAGATGATGATTTGGGCAGACGCTTACAAGCATTAGGCAGAACCGGTTTTAATTTTGTATCTAAGCAAAACCCTCTTCACTTATATCATACACTTTATCACGATAAGGGTGAGAGGAAAAATGCCAATTATAGTGAACACTGCAAAAACAAAATTTCACATAGAAATTATAGATGCCAAAAGGGTCTTAATTCTGAACG is drawn from Candidatus Cloacimonas sp. and contains these coding sequences:
- a CDS encoding glycosyltransferase — translated: MSISLIIPVFNNLNLLEKCLFSVYRQSVLPDEIILSDDGSEEDIVSFFNAQKKKTAIPLILVRQEHLQFRAARVRNNGVSVSKGDVLVFLDQDIVVLPDYLKWIKAKLTPGRFLSGYPVRLNKEQSDKLTLEIIEQNNWEAILTAEQKRKIQKQYKKDFLSYILFRYLHLGGHGAKLRGGVSAIFKSDFELVNGYDENYIDWGNEDDDLGRRLQALGRTGFNFVSKQNPLHLYHTLYHDKGERKNANYSEHCKNKISHRNYRCQKGLNSERNDLEILK